The proteins below are encoded in one region of Triticum aestivum cultivar Chinese Spring chromosome 1B, IWGSC CS RefSeq v2.1, whole genome shotgun sequence:
- the LOC123108750 gene encoding uncharacterized protein isoform X3, producing the protein MHKFNCGMHTHFGVTQLELYHRSFFSHVMPSNLYYCSSSIDKSNLPQILYEDDDHNKVMLSSDSDHIATGYHAKQIAWKQRNRRIASTRRSFAAPVPPSAPRCAPVASHTPIALRRRRSSRAAAAAWTAGPTPPPSRRLDDRAAAAAWTASTTPPPPPGQQGRRRRLPVAWTAGPPPPPSRRLDGRADAFPPAGRRGRRRLGRCLPEGVRTDARRSPLDANILIPVILRRCQRIMIVPSLRTLQTIPHQGKIIMRMRLCML; encoded by the exons GCTCTTTCTTTTCCCATGTCATGCCCAGTAATTTATACTATTGTTCAAGCTCCATTGATAAATCGAACCTACCTCAAATTCTG TACGAAGATGATGATCACAATAAAGTCATGCTCTCATCGGATTCCGACCATATAGCGACTGGGTACCATGCAAAGCAAATCGCTTGGAAG CAAAGGAACCGCCGCATCGCATCGACCCGTCGCTCCTTCGCCGCCCCAGTGCCTCCATCCGCCCCACGCTGCGCCCCCGTCGCGTCGCACACCCCCATCGCGTTGCGCCGCCGCCGTTCAAgcagggccgccgccgccgcctggacaGCAGGGCCGACGCCGCCGCCTTCCCGTCGCCTGGACGacagggccgccgccgccgcctggacagcatcgacgacgccgccgccgccgcctggacaGCAGGGCCGACGCCGCCGCCTTCCCGTCGCCTGGACGgcagggccgccgccgccgccttcccgtcGCCTCGACGGCAGGGCCGACGCCTTCCCGCCCGCTGGACGGCGGGGACGCCGCCGCCTGGGGCGCTGCCTGCCTGAGGGCGTCCGCACCGATGCCCGTCGGTCGCCCCTCG ATGCGAACATACTTATTCCGGTGATTCTCCGTCGCTGTCAGAGAATCATGATCGTTCCCAGTTTACGGACCTTACAAACAATTCCACATCAGGGAAAGATAATCATGCGTATGAGACTGTGCATGCTATAA